Proteins from a single region of Syntrophales bacterium:
- a CDS encoding energy transducer TonB produces MERVTFEKDLFFAVIIALAIHAGAAFTHIYTVPRPVHFKAKKYSRLIISMVSTHAPDVVPVVQKKRKVVVKEKKEIIKPDNQSTPIPKREIVKETVSLKKAANKPVSTSVPMETAKEVLAVPRYGENMPPAYPAIARRRGYEGIVILSAEILVNGNVGKLKIKKSSGYSMLDRSALETVRKWKFEPGSRMGCPVTMYVEVPVRFVLNDK; encoded by the coding sequence ATGGAAAGAGTAACGTTTGAAAAAGACCTCTTCTTTGCGGTCATAATTGCGCTGGCCATTCATGCCGGAGCTGCCTTCACTCATATTTACACTGTTCCACGCCCCGTTCATTTTAAAGCAAAAAAATATAGTCGTCTCATTATATCTATGGTCTCTACTCATGCCCCCGATGTAGTACCTGTGGTGCAGAAGAAAAGAAAAGTGGTTGTCAAGGAAAAGAAGGAGATAATCAAGCCGGACAATCAGAGTACTCCGATACCAAAAAGGGAAATAGTAAAAGAAACGGTTTCGCTGAAGAAGGCTGCAAACAAACCAGTCAGTACATCTGTACCAATGGAGACGGCAAAAGAGGTTCTGGCCGTACCTCGATATGGTGAAAATATGCCTCCTGCCTATCCGGCAATAGCCCGAAGAAGGGGATATGAAGGTATAGTAATCCTTTCGGCAGAGATACTTGTTAATGGAAATGTGGGAAAATTAAAAATAAAAAAATCATCTGGATATAGCATGCTGGACAGATCAGCCCTGGAAACAGTCAGGAAATGGAAATTCGAGCCGGGAAGCAGAATGGGGTGTCCCGTAACGATGTATGTTGAAGTCCCTGTAAGATTTGTTTTGAACGACAAATAA
- a CDS encoding tetratricopeptide repeat protein: protein MEKRHINKIVITLPILFVLFVFAVDVSAKQRIISKTYYHEGNRHFDKKRFDRAIEKYKKAIKVNPKVAKYYYMLGKAYQAKGSLDEAVVSYKKAVTVDPDYYWSYFRLGDICLEKGEHEKAITYYRTSVEKCPEDSDVHYFLGKICDIKGDADGAIKEYNEAVKLKPGYFDALYNIGINYTKKGDLERAVTSYKEARKVNPYDEDTLVNLGIIYVKLRKFSKAINVLTVALKVNLFNRDTQFYLGKAYYGMGNLDQAITQTKKALTIDPDNADIHFTLGLYYDKKGWSDMAVAEYQEVLHLNPDYFNTLNK from the coding sequence ATGGAAAAGAGACATATCAATAAAATTGTAATTACTTTACCAATCCTCTTTGTATTATTTGTTTTTGCTGTAGATGTATCAGCCAAACAAAGAATTATTTCTAAAACCTATTACCACGAGGGGAACCGTCATTTTGACAAGAAAAGATTTGATAGGGCTATAGAAAAATATAAGAAAGCCATTAAAGTAAATCCCAAGGTTGCCAAATATTATTATATGTTAGGAAAGGCGTATCAGGCCAAAGGTTCATTGGATGAAGCGGTTGTCTCTTATAAAAAGGCAGTAACAGTTGATCCTGATTACTATTGGTCTTATTTTCGGCTTGGGGATATCTGTCTTGAAAAAGGAGAACATGAAAAAGCTATAACATACTATAGAACCTCCGTTGAGAAATGTCCGGAAGACAGTGATGTGCATTATTTTCTTGGAAAGATATGTGATATAAAGGGTGATGCCGACGGAGCTATAAAAGAATATAATGAGGCTGTAAAGTTAAAGCCCGGCTACTTTGACGCTCTTTATAATATAGGCATTAATTACACAAAAAAGGGAGACTTGGAAAGAGCCGTTACTTCTTACAAGGAAGCAAGAAAAGTAAATCCTTATGATGAAGATACGCTGGTTAATCTTGGAATAATATACGTAAAACTGAGGAAATTCAGTAAGGCCATCAATGTGTTGACTGTTGCACTCAAGGTTAATCTGTTCAACCGTGATACGCAATTCTATCTTGGCAAAGCATACTATGGCATGGGAAACCTTGACCAGGCCATAACACAGACAAAAAAAGCACTTACGATAGATCCGGACAATGCCGACATACACTTCACATTGGGTTTATACTATGATAAAAAGGGATGGTCAGATATGGCTGTTGCGGAATATCAGGAGGTTCTCCACCTTAACCCGGATTATTTTAACACTCTTAACAAATAA
- the pyrE gene encoding orotate phosphoribosyltransferase codes for MDEKKKRLAEIIARRSFKYSDDPPFTLTSGRRSNFYFDCKPTTLDPEGMNLIGSIIFDMLEDSEVTAAGGMTLGADPIANALSLISYQRGRPIKSFIVRKNVKGHGTKSKIEGDVRPGENVVIIDDVITTGASTIAAIERAREEGLVIDRVIVLIDREEGALENIEKYTERVDSILTRTDIMKLYENKKKGGQR; via the coding sequence ATGGATGAAAAGAAGAAGAGACTTGCCGAGATAATCGCCAGGCGATCCTTTAAATATAGTGACGATCCACCTTTTACGTTGACTTCGGGAAGGAGGAGCAATTTCTATTTCGATTGTAAACCGACAACCCTTGATCCTGAAGGCATGAATCTGATAGGCAGTATTATCTTCGATATGCTTGAGGACTCTGAGGTTACCGCGGCCGGTGGTATGACCCTCGGGGCGGACCCCATAGCCAATGCCCTTTCTCTGATTTCATATCAGCGGGGAAGACCTATAAAATCTTTTATCGTCAGGAAAAATGTTAAGGGGCACGGCACAAAGAGCAAAATTGAAGGAGATGTCAGACCAGGTGAAAATGTTGTAATTATAGACGATGTCATTACCACAGGAGCATCAACCATAGCAGCGATAGAAAGGGCAAGGGAAGAGGGATTGGTTATAGATCGGGTTATTGTACTGATTGATCGAGAAGAGGGCGCCCTCGAGAATATAGAGAAGTATACAGAGAGGGTTGATTCGATTCTCACGCGGACTGACATAATGAAACTCTATGAAAACAAGAAAAAGGGAGGTCAGCGATGA
- a CDS encoding DUF3047 domain-containing protein — translation MKIGKAFLVFSVIVIFICGFSGAVFSGGEDTLVIAGFNSGEMKGGAPLEWELVKKKGTPVIKLEKVGDKFCLHMVSDSDSSFGINKEIKVNAAEYPFLNWKWKVAKLPKGGDVRKADTDDQAIQIYIFFKATKWPAKLNTPAIGYIWDNEAPKDAVVTSPQPLSGKVRYIVLRNKSDELNKWYEEKRNISEDYKKLFPDIEGGKLRDVEGISFYVNSQHTKSEGDSCLYEVHFSKN, via the coding sequence ATGAAGATTGGTAAGGCTTTTCTGGTTTTTTCAGTAATAGTTATTTTCATATGTGGGTTTTCAGGGGCAGTTTTTTCGGGAGGAGAGGATACGCTTGTCATTGCAGGATTTAATTCCGGCGAGATGAAAGGTGGAGCACCTCTTGAATGGGAACTGGTAAAGAAAAAAGGAACACCTGTAATTAAGCTCGAAAAGGTCGGGGACAAATTCTGCCTCCACATGGTAAGCGACAGTGACTCATCGTTTGGGATAAATAAAGAGATAAAGGTAAATGCTGCAGAGTATCCCTTCCTGAACTGGAAGTGGAAGGTTGCAAAGCTTCCAAAGGGTGGAGATGTCAGAAAAGCGGATACCGATGATCAGGCCATACAGATCTATATCTTTTTTAAAGCAACGAAATGGCCCGCAAAATTAAACACCCCGGCAATCGGATATATCTGGGATAACGAGGCTCCCAAGGATGCCGTCGTTACAAGCCCACAGCCTCTGTCCGGCAAAGTGAGATATATAGTATTGAGAAACAAGAGCGATGAGCTTAACAAGTGGTATGAGGAAAAACGGAATATATCGGAAGATTATAAAAAATTATTTCCCGATATTGAAGGCGGAAAACTGCGTGATGTAGAGGGAATTTCCTTTTATGTCAACTCCCAGCATACAAAAAGCGAGGGAGACAGCTGTCTGTACGAAGTTCATTTCAGCAAGAATTGA
- a CDS encoding alpha/beta hydrolase translates to MSPLCAKEVGDINIDYRISGTGYPLVMIMGYSGTMDMWDPTVLRILSSRYKVIIFDNRGMGGTDTGTCRFTMEQFADDAAGLMNSLGIQKAHVLGWSMGTNIAQELALRYPEKVNKLILYAADCGTDVVPIAPDVVKQLRDTSGTPKERGKRLISLLFPGKWLKNNVDYVKKLFSRPMESSSPENIKRQYSTMENWKGSCDRLDQIKCPTLLITGTEDVLTPPENSPMMVKEIPGAKLVTFENSGHGIMYQYPDRFSRAVMDFLK, encoded by the coding sequence ATGTCCCCTTTATGTGCTAAAGAGGTCGGCGATATAAATATAGATTATCGGATATCGGGTACGGGATATCCGCTGGTTATGATCATGGGTTACAGCGGAACCATGGATATGTGGGACCCCACCGTGCTTCGTATCCTCTCATCCCGTTATAAGGTTATTATTTTCGATAACCGGGGAATGGGAGGAACCGATACGGGTACTTGCCGGTTTACCATGGAGCAGTTTGCCGATGACGCGGCCGGTCTGATGAATAGTCTGGGCATACAGAAGGCCCATGTGCTTGGCTGGTCGATGGGTACCAATATAGCTCAGGAGCTGGCACTTAGGTACCCCGAAAAAGTTAATAAACTAATACTCTATGCCGCCGACTGCGGCACAGATGTCGTTCCCATAGCCCCCGATGTTGTGAAACAATTACGTGATACATCCGGCACACCGAAAGAACGGGGGAAGAGACTGATCTCTTTACTGTTTCCGGGTAAATGGCTTAAAAATAACGTCGATTACGTGAAAAAATTGTTCTCCCGCCCCATGGAATCGTCTTCGCCGGAGAATATTAAACGGCAGTACAGCACCATGGAAAACTGGAAGGGGTCCTGTGACCGCCTGGATCAGATCAAGTGCCCGACCCTTCTCATCACGGGGACGGAGGATGTTTTGACACCACCGGAGAATTCTCCCATGATGGTTAAGGAAATTCCCGGCGCAAAACTGGTAACTTTTGAAAATAGCGGCCACGGTATCATGTACCAGTATCCCGACAGATTCTCCCGGGCAGTGATGGACTTTTTGAAGTAA
- a CDS encoding chloride channel protein: MKWNFSFKSENAVYLLFIAILIGAATGYLAVGFRFLLMYATELCWKHPSDILSTVEDMKWYFVILIPVIGGILVGPLVTFLAPETRGTGVPEVIEAAAMREGTIRHRTTVCKIISSVISIGSGASVGREGPIVHIGSSVGSSIAQVLKLRPEWRRIFLACGAASGIAATFNAPMAGVLFAIEIILKDFEISYIGHIVISAVTATVISHHFLGNLPAFDIPQYQMVSYLEIPLYLILGILAGFVSVIFIKLLSSVENVFDRLNVPVYLRPAVGGFLVGIIAIRYPHILGVGYESVNLVLTANIALNTMIIVIILKILATSFSVGSGFSGGIFAPSLFSGAMLGGIFGTVSLMIFPDIVAPSQAYGLIGMGAVVSGTTLAPITAILTIFELTYNYNIILPLMTSCIASLVIVNKFCGHSIYEMKLLKKGINIVRGHDINILRGMMVNDFMEREYEYIYETSRLRELIAKIQESNYPHFPVLDKQGNLVGMFTLRDLKHCLPEIEDLGELTIAADIMTKNVYCITPDDNLATAFEIFEGKQISMLPVVDANDRNKITGVLKKNNVILAYNQKVLRARTFGFGKITGRS, encoded by the coding sequence ATGAAATGGAATTTCAGTTTCAAAAGTGAAAATGCAGTTTATCTCCTTTTTATAGCAATTCTGATTGGTGCCGCAACAGGGTACCTCGCCGTTGGTTTTCGTTTTCTCCTCATGTATGCCACAGAATTATGCTGGAAACATCCTTCTGACATTTTATCAACAGTCGAGGACATGAAGTGGTATTTTGTCATTCTTATTCCCGTAATCGGAGGAATTCTTGTTGGCCCGCTGGTCACCTTCCTTGCTCCCGAGACACGGGGTACAGGTGTACCTGAAGTAATCGAAGCGGCTGCAATGAGAGAAGGTACCATACGACACCGAACAACGGTGTGCAAGATTATATCATCCGTGATATCAATAGGTTCAGGAGCTTCAGTAGGAAGAGAGGGGCCGATTGTTCACATCGGATCTTCGGTGGGATCTTCCATTGCACAGGTTTTAAAGCTCAGACCTGAATGGAGGCGTATCTTTTTAGCGTGCGGGGCGGCGTCGGGAATCGCCGCGACGTTCAACGCACCCATGGCAGGTGTGCTGTTTGCCATTGAGATTATTCTGAAAGATTTTGAGATAAGCTATATCGGGCATATCGTTATCTCAGCGGTAACTGCAACAGTCATCTCTCACCACTTTCTCGGAAACCTGCCGGCATTTGATATTCCCCAATATCAAATGGTCAGTTACTTGGAAATTCCACTCTATTTGATATTAGGAATATTAGCAGGTTTTGTTTCCGTCATCTTTATCAAGCTCCTCTCCTCGGTAGAGAATGTCTTCGACAGGTTAAATGTACCGGTATATCTCAGACCCGCAGTTGGTGGTTTTCTCGTTGGTATCATTGCGATACGCTATCCGCATATTCTGGGAGTGGGATATGAATCGGTCAACCTTGTTCTTACAGCAAACATTGCCCTGAACACCATGATTATCGTAATCATTCTCAAAATTTTAGCCACTTCTTTTTCCGTAGGCTCAGGGTTTTCGGGCGGCATATTTGCACCTTCCCTGTTTTCCGGCGCTATGTTAGGCGGAATCTTCGGCACGGTCTCACTCATGATTTTTCCCGATATTGTTGCGCCATCGCAGGCATATGGATTGATCGGGATGGGAGCGGTTGTCAGTGGTACAACGCTTGCTCCAATCACGGCCATATTGACGATATTTGAGCTTACCTACAACTACAACATCATCCTTCCCTTAATGACAAGTTGCATCGCAAGCCTCGTCATTGTTAATAAGTTCTGTGGCCATTCCATTTATGAAATGAAATTACTGAAAAAAGGTATCAATATTGTACGAGGCCACGATATTAACATTCTTAGAGGGATGATGGTGAACGATTTTATGGAGAGAGAATATGAGTATATATATGAAACCAGCCGTCTAAGAGAACTCATTGCGAAAATTCAGGAAAGTAATTACCCCCATTTCCCGGTTCTCGACAAACAAGGTAATCTCGTGGGAATGTTTACACTCCGGGATTTAAAACACTGTCTGCCTGAGATTGAAGATCTGGGTGAGCTTACAATAGCAGCAGACATTATGACAAAAAACGTTTATTGCATCACACCGGACGACAATCTGGCAACAGCATTTGAAATATTTGAAGGAAAACAGATTTCAATGCTTCCTGTTGTCGATGCAAACGATAGAAACAAAATTACCGGAGTTCTAAAGAAAAACAACGTAATTTTGGCCTACAATCAAAAAGTATTACGGGCCAGAACATTTGGCTTCGGTAAAATTACAGGGCGCTCATGA
- a CDS encoding TolC family protein, with protein sequence MAAKQVIRNLVMMTIMTAVCYSLVSCASVDRKTHEDYIGPHISSSTAPQSKDETTPPVDRVAAPTIKPEGPIAVTVQDAILLTLENNRALKVEKFNPAISRTEEEKERAAFDPILTGGYSRDREKAEKPSRSNLANLDNEITTELGVSEYLPTGTDVDVELTTEQTWSNLYSDDLYKSRAGLSVTQSLLRGGGLRYNLASLRQARLDTRATSYELRGFAEALVAQVEETYWNYALTQRQIEIFLESLKLAERQKHETEEMIRIGYLAESELAAAEAEIALRREGLINARSNLEKTHLQLLRLLNPTDTNLWQRDIVLLHQPAVPDVKLDDVESHVGVALRMRPDLNQAKLQLQRGDLEIVKTRNGLLPKMDLFITLGKSGYSGSFGSSVDAMDGKSYDILAGISLEYPFINRKARALHRKSMLNREQAEEAVRNLVQLVQVDIRSAYIEVNRAKEQIAATAATRALQEEKARIEAEKFRVGKSTTLLVAQAQRDLLSSRISEIQAITNYLNALIELYRLEGSLLERRGIMAPGFEPVEQ encoded by the coding sequence ATGGCAGCAAAACAGGTAATAAGAAATCTCGTAATGATGACTATCATGACTGCGGTGTGTTACTCTCTTGTGTCATGTGCGTCTGTGGATAGAAAAACCCATGAAGACTATATCGGCCCGCACATTTCGTCATCAACGGCACCCCAGTCCAAAGACGAAACCACACCGCCTGTTGACCGCGTTGCAGCGCCGACAATTAAACCTGAAGGCCCGATAGCGGTAACGGTACAGGATGCCATCCTGCTCACCCTGGAAAATAACCGTGCCCTGAAGGTAGAAAAATTTAATCCGGCAATCAGCCGAACAGAGGAAGAAAAAGAGCGTGCCGCATTCGATCCGATCCTGACGGGCGGATATTCCAGGGACCGCGAAAAGGCCGAAAAACCATCGCGGTCAAACCTGGCAAACCTGGATAACGAAATCACCACCGAACTGGGTGTTTCCGAATATCTTCCCACGGGTACTGATGTCGATGTCGAGCTTACGACGGAACAGACATGGTCCAATCTTTACAGTGACGACCTGTACAAGTCGCGTGCAGGTCTCAGTGTAACCCAGTCGCTTCTCAGGGGGGGCGGCCTCCGTTATAACTTAGCCAGTCTCCGCCAGGCAAGGCTCGATACGCGTGCGACAAGCTATGAATTGCGCGGTTTCGCCGAGGCTCTTGTTGCCCAGGTGGAAGAAACTTACTGGAACTATGCCCTGACACAGCGGCAGATCGAAATCTTTCTCGAATCGCTCAAACTGGCAGAGCGGCAGAAACACGAAACGGAAGAGATGATCAGGATAGGCTATCTGGCTGAATCGGAACTGGCCGCCGCAGAGGCGGAAATAGCACTGCGGCGCGAAGGGTTGATCAATGCGCGTAGCAACCTTGAGAAGACACACCTGCAACTTCTGAGATTGCTGAATCCCACTGACACGAATCTGTGGCAGCGGGATATCGTTCTTCTTCATCAACCTGCAGTGCCGGATGTAAAGCTGGATGACGTAGAGTCTCACGTCGGAGTTGCCCTGCGCATGAGGCCTGATCTCAACCAGGCCAAGTTGCAGTTACAGCGTGGCGACCTGGAAATCGTCAAAACAAGAAATGGATTACTTCCCAAAATGGACTTATTCATAACACTCGGAAAATCCGGGTATTCCGGTTCCTTCGGCAGCTCCGTCGACGCTATGGACGGAAAATCTTACGACATTCTGGCGGGCATATCTCTCGAATATCCGTTTATAAACCGCAAGGCACGGGCACTTCACCGCAAATCGATGCTCAACCGGGAACAAGCTGAAGAAGCCGTAAGGAACCTTGTGCAGCTCGTCCAGGTAGACATCCGTTCTGCATATATCGAGGTAAACCGGGCTAAGGAACAGATCGCCGCCACGGCGGCCACCCGGGCACTCCAGGAGGAAAAAGCACGCATCGAAGCGGAAAAGTTCCGAGTAGGCAAATCTACGACACTCCTCGTGGCACAGGCCCAGCGCGACCTGCTTTCAAGCCGGATATCCGAAATTCAGGCCATTACAAATTACCTCAATGCCCTCATTGAGCTGTACCGCCTCGAAGGGTCACTGCTCGAACGCAGGGGGATCATGGCCCCCGGCTTTGAGCCGGTCGAACAGTAG